The following are encoded together in the Nitrospinota bacterium genome:
- a CDS encoding glutaredoxin family protein produces MEKVTVYSTPTUPHCTTAKEFLSQKGVAFTEHDVSQDREALEEMVKISGALSVPVIVVCEEVMVGFDRSRLEQALTCMEQRSEV; encoded by the coding sequence ATGGAGAAAGTAACGGTCTATTCTACCCCCACCTGACCCCACTGCACCACGGCGAAAGAGTTCCTTTCGCAAAAGGGGGTCGCCTTTACTGAGCATGATGTCAGTCAGGATCGAGAGGCCCTTGAGGAGATGGTCAAGATATCCGGAGCGCTCAGCGTTCCAGTAATCGTCGTCTGTGAAGAGGTGATGGTAGGGTTCGACCGATCCCGCCTCGAACAGGCCCTGACTTGTATGGAGCAACGGTCCGAGGTATAG
- a CDS encoding alpha/beta hydrolase — protein sequence MRWIVTLLGATLMVALMAPPAAGRMRRNPTMHKSVKVDGLDIFYREAGPKDAPTILLLHGFPTSSHMFRNLIPALSDRFHIVAPDYPGFGNSSMPSPDKFNYTFDQLAEVIEKFIAAVGLKKYSLYVMDYGAPVGFRIAAKHPNQVQALIVQNGNAYEEGLLEFWDPFKIYWKERTEANAKPLREFFEIGATKWQYTHGVRNVEAISPDNWTVDQSLLDRPGNKEIQLQLFYDYGSNPPLYPQWQAYFRKYQPPTLVVWGKNDFIFPAEGAHPYLKDLKNIEFHLLNTGHFALEEDGDLIATLIRRFMKRFVVSGTSGTQ from the coding sequence ATGCGTTGGATAGTAACATTGCTTGGAGCCACACTGATGGTCGCTCTGATGGCGCCGCCAGCAGCGGGACGCATGAGACGAAATCCGACGATGCACAAATCAGTGAAAGTGGACGGGTTGGACATCTTCTACCGCGAGGCGGGTCCGAAGGACGCTCCAACCATTCTGCTGTTGCACGGTTTTCCCACGTCGTCGCACATGTTTCGTAACCTTATCCCCGCACTTTCCGACCGATTCCACATAGTCGCACCAGACTACCCTGGCTTTGGGAATAGTTCCATGCCATCGCCAGACAAGTTCAACTACACATTCGATCAATTGGCTGAAGTGATCGAGAAGTTTATTGCAGCGGTTGGACTGAAAAAATATAGCCTTTACGTCATGGACTACGGTGCACCGGTGGGCTTCCGCATCGCGGCGAAACACCCAAATCAGGTGCAGGCGCTGATCGTGCAGAATGGCAACGCGTATGAAGAAGGCCTGCTCGAGTTCTGGGATCCATTTAAGATATACTGGAAAGAGCGAACCGAGGCTAATGCCAAGCCTCTCCGCGAATTTTTTGAGATTGGTGCAACAAAGTGGCAGTATACGCACGGCGTGCGGAACGTCGAGGCAATCAGCCCTGACAACTGGACGGTCGATCAATCGCTGCTTGATCGTCCTGGAAACAAGGAAATCCAGCTCCAGTTATTCTATGACTACGGTTCCAACCCCCCACTCTATCCTCAGTGGCAGGCCTATTTTCGTAAATACCAGCCGCCGACGCTCGTAGTTTGGGGAAAGAACGACTTTATATTCCCGGCGGAAGGTGCTCACCCGTATCTTAAGGACCTCAAGAACATTGAGTTCCATTTGCTAAACACAGGTCACTTCGCGCTGGAAGAAGACGGCGACTTGATTGCCACACTGATTCGCCGATTCATGAAAAGATTTGTAGTGTCTGGAACGAGTGGAACACAATAG
- a CDS encoding MOSC domain-containing protein translates to MKLLSVNVSLPKEVPYKGKTITTGIFKEPVEGRVMLRELNLDGDGQADLKAHGGTYKSVYVYSIENYNYWKRELGRDDFTFGQFGENFTVEGMLDDEVHIGDIFRVGDALVEVTQPRVPCFKLGLRMGMVEFPKLFHKVERPGFYLRVLEEGEVGAGDVFERVEADPERVTVRDVYHLLYFDKENVEGAKKALCVKALSPGWRGSFEEIVAKDPDASTEDLDCCTGA, encoded by the coding sequence ATGAAGCTCCTGTCGGTGAATGTTTCGTTACCCAAGGAGGTCCCATACAAGGGCAAGACAATCACAACGGGAATTTTTAAAGAACCGGTGGAGGGCCGGGTCATGCTGCGAGAGCTGAACCTCGACGGCGACGGCCAGGCCGATCTGAAGGCCCACGGCGGGACTTACAAATCAGTCTACGTCTACTCGATTGAGAATTACAACTATTGGAAGCGCGAACTCGGACGGGACGACTTTACCTTCGGACAGTTCGGTGAGAATTTCACCGTCGAGGGCATGCTTGATGACGAGGTCCACATCGGCGACATCTTCCGGGTGGGCGACGCACTCGTCGAAGTGACCCAGCCCCGGGTTCCGTGTTTCAAGCTCGGCCTCAGGATGGGCATGGTGGAATTCCCAAAATTGTTTCATAAAGTCGAGCGGCCCGGGTTCTATCTGAGGGTGTTGGAGGAGGGCGAAGTGGGAGCGGGCGACGTATTCGAGCGGGTCGAGGCCGACCCCGAGCGGGTGACGGTGCGGGATGTCTACCATCTTCTCTACTTCGACAAGGAAAACGTGGAAGGGGCGAAGAAGGCGCTCTGCGTCAAGGCCCTCTCGCCCGGCTGGCGTGGCTCGTTCGAGGAGATTGTAGCGAAAGACCCAGATGCGTCAACCGAAGACCTCGACTGTTGCACAGGAGCATAA
- a CDS encoding peroxiredoxin family protein has product MRLENNQQFPTVVARRVGDGEITIPDDLAESWGVLLFYRGDWUHYCNQQLADFQTNIERLSEIGTRVVALSVDSEEDAQKTVDRNALAFPVLYGLDAPTMASMIGAYINEEPLYLHATGFILQPNGTIALAVYSSGPIGRIVSDDAIGIIRHYQKHGY; this is encoded by the coding sequence ATGCGTTTGGAGAACAACCAGCAGTTTCCAACGGTAGTCGCTCGGCGAGTGGGAGACGGTGAGATCACAATCCCCGATGATCTGGCTGAGAGCTGGGGTGTGTTGCTCTTCTACCGGGGAGATTGGTGACATTACTGCAATCAGCAGTTAGCTGACTTTCAAACGAACATCGAGCGGTTAAGCGAGATCGGTACCCGGGTGGTTGCGCTGTCCGTAGACTCGGAAGAGGACGCCCAAAAGACCGTGGACCGCAACGCGCTCGCATTCCCGGTCCTGTATGGGCTAGACGCTCCGACGATGGCTTCGATGATCGGCGCTTACATCAACGAGGAGCCGCTCTACCTCCATGCCACCGGCTTCATCCTGCAGCCGAACGGGACCATCGCCTTGGCCGTCTACTCCAGCGGTCCGATCGGCCGCATCGTGTCCGATGACGCCATCGGAATTATTCGGCACTATCAGAAGCACGGCTACTAG
- a CDS encoding O-methyltransferase: MEIIPPAIESYLESLLPGRHPVFIEMEAEARRRGFPIVGPVVGSLLALLARAIGARTILELGSGFGYSALWFAQALPPDGHLIAIEVNPDNAKDAQAYFAQVGLEGRATLKIGDALELIEAEAGPFDIIFNDIDKDAYPEVPPKALPRLRIGGLLISDNALWSGRVTEPTGDTWTAGVQAYNKMVASDPTLATTIVPIRDGVSVSLKLSDG; this comes from the coding sequence TTGGAAATCATCCCTCCGGCAATCGAGTCGTACCTGGAGAGTCTACTGCCTGGGAGGCACCCCGTCTTCATTGAGATGGAGGCTGAAGCCCGCCGCAGGGGATTTCCCATCGTCGGCCCCGTAGTGGGCTCGCTGCTGGCGCTTCTCGCCCGGGCCATCGGCGCCCGGACCATCCTCGAGCTCGGAAGCGGCTTCGGCTACTCCGCCCTCTGGTTCGCCCAAGCCCTCCCGCCGGACGGCCACCTCATCGCCATCGAGGTCAACCCCGACAACGCCAAAGACGCCCAAGCCTACTTCGCCCAGGTGGGCCTCGAGGGCCGGGCGACCCTCAAGATAGGCGACGCCCTGGAGCTCATCGAGGCCGAGGCCGGCCCCTTCGACATCATCTTCAACGACATAGATAAGGACGCCTACCCCGAGGTCCCGCCCAAGGCGCTGCCCCGGCTTCGGATCGGGGGTCTGCTCATCTCCGACAACGCCCTCTGGTCCGGCCGGGTAACCGAGCCTACCGGCGATACATGGACGGCCGGCGTGCAGGCCTACAACAAGATGGTGGCATCCGACCCGACACTCGCCACCACCATCGTTCCGATCCGCGACGGGGTGTCGGTGAGCCTCAAGCTCTCGGATGGGTGA
- a CDS encoding 26S protease regulatory subunit: protein MGKYQIDNTYVEKISNLWRGMEQKYGPLKDVVEVDPNPTMTFESIGGLEDAKRELEAFSLALTNPELHNKWGTEPSLGVILYGPSGTGKSLLVKALANRAQAIELRIVLPNLIIQTMKIPQKWEEFLKDLYALMGEFRRTIVHLDDIDMLGSDYEQLFQAMKGAMVQLTPFLLEIVDRLIAQNNTIVVSSTTRLDLIRPQFIKPGRFERIIEVAMPDQVARREIFQISLRAAEKRAGRPLVGEVDFDAAAQASHELSGDDITEVVRRCLEEKVILEGTGQPAPPIFTADLQRSITAFQSIKDLAGTIRTNPSLYL, encoded by the coding sequence ATGGGTAAATACCAGATTGATAATACCTACGTCGAGAAGATTTCCAACCTCTGGCGCGGGATGGAGCAAAAGTACGGGCCCTTGAAGGACGTGGTGGAGGTCGATCCTAATCCCACCATGACCTTCGAGTCTATCGGCGGCCTGGAGGACGCCAAGCGGGAGCTTGAGGCCTTCAGCCTGGCCCTCACAAACCCGGAGCTTCACAATAAATGGGGCACCGAGCCCTCCCTTGGCGTCATTCTCTACGGCCCTTCCGGCACCGGCAAGTCCCTCCTGGTCAAAGCCCTGGCCAACCGCGCCCAGGCCATCGAGCTGCGCATTGTTTTACCCAACCTGATCATACAAACTATGAAAATCCCCCAGAAGTGGGAGGAGTTCCTTAAGGACCTCTACGCCCTTATGGGGGAGTTTAGACGGACGATTGTCCACCTGGACGACATCGACATGTTGGGCAGCGACTACGAGCAGCTCTTCCAGGCAATGAAGGGGGCCATGGTTCAGCTCACCCCCTTTCTGCTGGAGATTGTCGATCGGCTCATCGCCCAAAACAACACCATCGTCGTGAGCTCCACAACCCGCCTCGATTTAATAAGGCCTCAGTTCATCAAGCCGGGCCGCTTTGAGCGGATCATCGAAGTGGCAATGCCAGACCAGGTCGCCCGCAGGGAGATCTTTCAGATCAGCCTCCGGGCCGCCGAGAAGCGGGCGGGCCGCCCCCTGGTGGGGGAGGTGGACTTTGATGCCGCCGCGCAGGCCTCTCACGAACTCTCTGGCGACGACATCACCGAGGTGGTCCGCCGATGCTTGGAAGAGAAAGTAATTCTCGAAGGCACCGGCCAGCCGGCTCCCCCCATATTCACCGCCGACCTGCAGAGGAGCATCACCGCGTTCCAGAGCATCAAAGACCTCGCCGGCACTATCCGCACAAATCCGTCACTCTACCTGTGA
- a CDS encoding DUF1015 domain-containing protein has protein sequence MAVVRPFRGIIYNPELIHDLKNVVAPPYDVIPESDFKLYYRRHGHNVVHLILGKVYPFDTPGRNRYTRAGEYFHSWLSDGVLLRDREPGFYAYSQTFTYKDQPTRHRVGLMALVKLARYDERIILPHEETFPKPKEHLKALRRACKAHLSPVFAVFSDPAREVDALIDPGERPPIMDVKDAHGDRHCVWRITSPKVCQRIQELMEDKQIIIVDGHHRYETTLELRDEFCAEDPDGAASGAYDYVLMFLANSHDEGLTIFPTHRLCAGIKDFQVEDFLARAREVFTVEPIEAADPTEASNALAQAMAERGKTTAAFGICIAPGRLYLTTLADHGPIDELSDPELPEAYRRLDVHILHTYLIDDCLGIPKERYYEHISYTRNDAEVVEAVTGGQAQVGFFMNPTKMAQVEEVARLGLRMPQKSTYFYPKLLTGLVINQFG, from the coding sequence ATGGCTGTGGTGCGGCCCTTTCGGGGCATCATTTACAATCCCGAGCTCATTCACGACTTAAAAAACGTCGTCGCCCCGCCCTACGATGTTATCCCTGAGAGCGACTTCAAGCTCTATTATCGTCGTCACGGACATAACGTCGTCCACCTTATTTTGGGCAAGGTCTACCCCTTCGACACGCCGGGCCGTAATCGTTACACACGGGCTGGTGAGTATTTTCACAGCTGGCTTAGTGACGGCGTCCTGCTAAGAGACCGGGAGCCCGGCTTTTACGCCTACAGCCAGACCTTCACCTATAAGGATCAACCGACTCGCCACCGGGTCGGGCTTATGGCGCTCGTTAAGCTTGCCCGCTATGACGAGCGGATCATTCTCCCTCACGAGGAGACCTTCCCCAAGCCGAAGGAGCACCTGAAGGCCCTGCGGCGGGCCTGCAAGGCCCACCTCTCGCCCGTCTTTGCCGTATTTTCCGACCCCGCCCGGGAGGTCGACGCCCTCATCGACCCAGGGGAGCGCCCCCCCATTATGGACGTCAAGGACGCCCACGGCGACCGCCACTGTGTGTGGAGGATTACCTCCCCCAAGGTCTGCCAACGCATCCAGGAGCTCATGGAGGACAAGCAGATTATCATTGTCGACGGCCACCACCGGTATGAGACGACCCTTGAGTTGAGGGATGAGTTCTGCGCGGAGGACCCCGATGGAGCGGCCAGTGGCGCGTACGACTACGTGCTGATGTTTCTCGCCAACTCCCATGACGAGGGGCTGACCATCTTTCCGACCCACCGGCTATGCGCAGGGATCAAGGACTTCCAGGTGGAGGACTTCTTGGCCCGTGCCCGGGAGGTGTTCACGGTAGAGCCGATCGAGGCGGCCGACCCGACTGAAGCCTCCAACGCCCTCGCCCAAGCCATGGCCGAACGGGGCAAAACGACGGCCGCCTTCGGCATATGCATCGCCCCGGGCCGGCTCTATCTGACGACGCTCGCCGACCACGGTCCGATCGATGAGCTGTCCGACCCCGAACTTCCCGAGGCTTACAGGCGCCTCGATGTCCACATCCTCCACACCTACCTAATCGACGACTGCCTGGGCATTCCCAAGGAGCGCTACTACGAGCACATCTCCTACACGCGAAACGACGCCGAGGTCGTCGAGGCTGTCACGGGAGGCCAGGCCCAGGTGGGTTTCTTCATGAACCCAACCAAGATGGCCCAGGTTGAGGAGGTCGCGCGCCTGGGCTTGCGGATGCCGCAAAAGTCGACCTACTTCTACCCGAAGCTACTGACCGGCCTCGTCATCAACCAATTTGGGTAA
- a CDS encoding YihA family ribosome biogenesis GTP-binding protein, whose translation MRVTLAEFVTSAARPSQVPPPSLPEVAFAGRSNVGKSSLINTLVMRKRLVKTSSTPGKTRMLNFFVVNGRYGFVDLPGYGYARAPKGERAGWGSLVEAYLKKRPTLRAIVLIMDLRHEPSDKDHQMVEWLAHQKLHAILVATKADKLGRSRRMEQRKRMAEALEVEPDRIVLFSAKSRLGRPELWRAIRAACQEEV comes from the coding sequence ATGCGCGTCACTCTAGCCGAGTTCGTTACCTCCGCCGCCCGGCCCTCCCAGGTACCGCCTCCCTCTCTGCCCGAGGTGGCCTTCGCCGGCCGAAGCAATGTGGGTAAATCCTCGCTCATCAACACTCTCGTTATGCGCAAGCGCCTGGTGAAGACGAGCTCGACGCCGGGCAAGACACGTATGCTCAACTTCTTCGTGGTCAACGGCCGGTATGGATTCGTGGACCTGCCCGGATACGGCTACGCCCGGGCTCCCAAAGGCGAGAGGGCGGGATGGGGCTCCCTGGTGGAGGCCTACCTCAAGAAGCGTCCGACCCTACGGGCCATAGTCCTCATCATGGACCTCCGCCACGAGCCGTCCGACAAGGATCACCAGATGGTCGAGTGGCTCGCCCACCAAAAACTCCACGCGATCCTCGTGGCCACCAAAGCAGACAAGCTAGGGCGAAGCCGCAGGATGGAACAACGCAAGCGAATGGCCGAGGCCCTGGAGGTCGAGCCCGACCGGATAGTCCTCTTTTCAGCTAAGAGCCGCCTTGGCCGCCCTGAGCTCTGGCGAGCCATTCGCGCAGCTTGCCAAGAGGAGGTCTGA